A single genomic interval of Sporosarcina sp. ANT_H38 harbors:
- a CDS encoding helix-turn-helix domain-containing protein, whose product MEVCSIETLGERIRKLRKQQKLTLEALAGEGLTKGMLSLIENNKANPSMDSLSYIAGRLGVEVSELLEEVSTQELREVLEKAEKLFNTEFDELTDELRQLITLVEPYTEKLTQGYESARLLEMYSRCLHYEKKDGWQAFSDRAATIYEQMKIIQRRASIGAFRALVKFTEHNYDESLTILLRERSEIEATNAYIDPMTRLDFDYTEAILHFAVGDSESAIRIMKSGIEFSKEKQVFYRIDYLYRLAVMHAMMNGDDVEYAYYIKKITQYGDFADDQDALFYAEFVEVHYLNSFKKSYKEAHLLLNSILEKDGYSKEYESFINQEQGISLFGLHDFEQALVFLEKVTIADYTHHPFDLSRLYEKDAYQALCHAELGNSVEATRLIDIAVENISIMPHTPYKDFIMATHKLITR is encoded by the coding sequence ATGGAGGTGTGCTCTATCGAAACGTTAGGTGAGAGAATACGTAAACTAAGAAAACAACAGAAACTTACGTTAGAAGCACTTGCAGGAGAAGGCTTGACGAAAGGCATGCTGAGCTTGATTGAGAACAACAAGGCGAACCCTTCGATGGACAGCCTTTCTTATATAGCGGGTAGGCTAGGCGTTGAAGTTTCCGAGTTGCTGGAAGAAGTGAGTACGCAGGAGTTAAGAGAAGTGTTGGAGAAGGCAGAGAAGTTATTCAATACCGAGTTTGATGAACTGACGGATGAATTGAGACAACTCATTACGTTAGTTGAACCTTATACAGAAAAATTGACGCAAGGGTACGAATCTGCACGCCTACTGGAAATGTATAGCCGCTGTCTTCATTATGAAAAAAAGGATGGTTGGCAGGCGTTTTCTGATCGGGCTGCGACTATCTATGAGCAGATGAAAATTATTCAGAGGCGCGCCAGTATCGGTGCATTTCGGGCGTTGGTCAAATTCACAGAACATAACTATGACGAGTCGCTTACAATCCTGCTCCGAGAACGTTCTGAAATCGAAGCAACCAATGCCTATATCGACCCAATGACACGACTAGACTTTGACTACACGGAAGCAATTCTTCACTTCGCAGTAGGTGATTCCGAATCAGCTATCCGGATCATGAAGAGCGGTATCGAGTTTTCGAAGGAGAAACAGGTGTTTTATCGTATAGATTACTTATATAGACTTGCAGTTATGCATGCGATGATGAATGGAGATGACGTAGAATACGCATATTATATAAAGAAAATAACGCAATATGGAGATTTTGCTGACGACCAAGATGCGCTCTTTTACGCAGAATTTGTAGAGGTCCATTATTTAAATTCGTTTAAAAAGTCCTATAAAGAAGCTCATCTCTTATTAAATTCAATTTTAGAAAAAGATGGTTATTCTAAGGAATATGAGTCATTTATCAACCAAGAACAAGGGATATCTCTCTTCGGATTACATGACTTTGAACAAGCACTTGTATTCCTTGAAAAAGTTACAATCGCTGATTACACCCATCATCCCTTCGACTTATCCAGGCTTTACGAAAAGGATGCATACCAAGCACTTTGCCATGCGGAGCTTGGTAACTCAGTTGAAGCGACACGTCTCATTGACATTGCAGTAGAAAATATATCAATAATGCCACACACCCCATACAAAGATTTCATCATGGCCACACATAAACTAATTACAAGATAA
- a CDS encoding L-cystine transporter: MHRKKLSFSKRVFTGLGLGIAYGLILHFAYGTDSAVLKESIPWFNLIGTGYVKLLQMIVMPLVFISILGAFTKITIGKNFGKMAGLILGLLIGTTAIAAVIGISVTLLFGLDASEIVQGEAELARGASIEERSAGIADRTLPDQLIDLLPGNPFLDLTGARPTSTIGVVIFAAFLGFAYLTLTRKDEKNAATVKKGIDAIYSLIMGVVKIVLRLTPYGILAIIATTVATSDFAAIYSLGKFVLASYVAILVMFGIHLIIITLSGLNPITYLKKAGEVLIFAFSSRSSAGALPLNIDTQTNRLGVPDGIANFAGSFGLSIGQNGCAGIYPAMLAVMIAPSVGQNPLEPTFLITLIAIVAISSFGVAGVGGGATFAAILVLSALNLPVVLAGLLISVEPLIDMGRTALNVSGSMTAGVTTARVTGELDKDIYNAPLDKQTSEA, encoded by the coding sequence ATGCATCGCAAAAAGCTTTCGTTTTCGAAACGTGTATTTACAGGGCTGGGGCTTGGGATTGCATATGGACTTATTTTACACTTTGCATACGGTACAGATTCTGCGGTATTGAAGGAGTCTATACCATGGTTTAACTTAATAGGTACAGGATATGTTAAATTACTTCAGATGATTGTTATGCCACTTGTCTTCATTTCTATCCTTGGGGCATTCACGAAAATAACAATTGGCAAGAACTTTGGTAAAATGGCTGGATTAATATTAGGGCTTCTTATCGGAACAACAGCGATCGCTGCAGTTATCGGGATTTCTGTTACACTTCTCTTCGGTCTTGATGCATCGGAAATTGTGCAAGGGGAAGCTGAACTTGCACGTGGCGCTTCCATAGAAGAACGTTCTGCAGGTATTGCGGATCGTACATTGCCAGATCAGTTGATCGACTTATTACCAGGGAATCCGTTCCTTGATTTAACGGGCGCACGTCCGACATCGACAATTGGAGTAGTTATCTTCGCTGCATTTCTAGGATTTGCATATTTGACACTTACGAGAAAAGATGAAAAAAATGCGGCTACAGTGAAAAAAGGAATCGATGCGATTTATTCTTTGATCATGGGAGTTGTAAAAATCGTTCTGCGCTTGACTCCGTACGGTATTCTAGCGATTATTGCTACCACCGTAGCGACGTCTGACTTTGCCGCTATATATAGTTTAGGTAAGTTTGTACTTGCTTCATATGTAGCCATTTTGGTTATGTTCGGTATTCACTTAATCATTATTACACTGTCGGGATTAAACCCAATTACTTACTTGAAAAAAGCAGGGGAAGTTTTGATATTCGCTTTCTCTTCACGGTCGAGTGCAGGGGCACTTCCACTTAACATTGATACACAGACGAATCGCCTCGGCGTTCCTGATGGGATTGCCAACTTTGCGGGCTCATTCGGCTTATCAATCGGTCAAAATGGTTGTGCTGGAATCTACCCTGCGATGCTCGCAGTGATGATTGCACCTTCAGTAGGACAGAATCCGCTTGAACCAACATTCCTTATAACATTGATTGCTATTGTGGCAATCAGCTCATTCGGAGTTGCTGGAGTTGGCGGCGGAGCAACATTCGCTGCGATTCTTGTTCTGTCAGCGCTTAACTTGCCAGTTGTATTAGCAGGACTGTTGATTTCAGTAGAACCGCTTATCGACATGGGCCGTACAGCATTAAATGTCAGTGGTTCTATGACAGCCGGTGTTACGACTGCACGTGTGACAGGTGAATTGGATAAAGATATATACAATGCTCCGCTTGATAAACAGACGTCTGAAGCATAA